A window of the Mucilaginibacter sp. cycad4 genome harbors these coding sequences:
- a CDS encoding DUF2147 domain-containing protein gives MSVSKKHFVRFALILLTVVAVSINAKAQTDKIEGLWYNDVKSAKIQITKESNGKFYGKVVWLKEPLKNGKPKVDEMNTDEKLRSRPRLGLPVLADFVKDGDNKYSGGTIYDPNNGKTYSCKMTYKGETLDIRGYIGISLFGRTTTWSRAE, from the coding sequence ATGTCAGTATCAAAAAAACATTTCGTCCGTTTTGCATTAATCCTGCTAACGGTTGTAGCTGTAAGTATCAACGCAAAAGCGCAAACCGATAAAATTGAAGGCTTATGGTACAATGATGTAAAGAGTGCCAAAATCCAGATCACTAAGGAAAGCAACGGCAAGTTTTATGGTAAGGTGGTATGGCTTAAGGAACCCTTAAAAAACGGGAAGCCTAAGGTCGACGAAATGAATACCGATGAAAAACTACGCTCCAGACCGAGGCTGGGTTTACCTGTATTGGCCGATTTTGTAAAAGACGGCGATAACAAATATTCGGGCGGAACAATTTATGACCCTAATAACGGTAAAACGTACTCCTGCAAAATGACCTACAAAGGTGAAACCTTGGATATCCGCGGATACATCGGTATTTCGCTTTTCGGGCGTACAACAACCTGGTCGCGGGCCGAATAA
- a CDS encoding acyl-CoA-binding protein codes for MTDLNDAFEKAVKESKELPSKPDNETLLRLYSLYKQATEGDINTENPPGMFDFVAKAKYDAWLKQKGTTADDAMQQYIRLVAQLSNKTS; via the coding sequence ATGACCGACCTGAATGATGCTTTTGAAAAAGCAGTTAAAGAGAGTAAAGAATTGCCTTCAAAGCCTGATAATGAAACATTATTACGCCTGTACAGTTTATACAAACAGGCAACGGAAGGTGATATTAATACAGAAAACCCTCCGGGTATGTTTGATTTTGTGGCTAAAGCAAAGTATGACGCATGGTTAAAACAGAAAGGCACTACTGCCGATGATGCCATGCAGCAATATATCCGGCTTGTAGCGCAATTATCAAATAAAACCAGCTAA
- a CDS encoding electron transfer flavoprotein subunit beta/FixA family protein — protein sequence MKILVCISQVPDTSTKIVLKNNNTSVNSDGVTWVINPYDEWYALIKAIELKENGIATDVHLVTVGRADVEPVIRKALALGGDEAIRIDAESNDPYEIAHYIAGYAAGVGYDLILCGKESIDYNNGTTGAMLAELLDLDYIGFATGISIEANTAVVTREIEGGEETDACNLPVVISCQKGVAEARIPNMRGIMAARTRPLKVITPSGITAVTEILSYELPPAKSGIKLVNPDNLDELVQLLHTEAKVI from the coding sequence ATGAAAATATTAGTGTGCATAAGCCAGGTGCCGGACACGAGCACCAAAATTGTATTGAAAAATAATAATACCTCGGTTAACAGTGATGGTGTTACCTGGGTGATCAACCCGTACGATGAATGGTATGCGTTGATCAAAGCTATCGAATTAAAAGAAAACGGTATAGCCACCGATGTTCACCTGGTAACTGTGGGCAGGGCCGATGTTGAGCCCGTGATCAGGAAAGCGCTGGCGTTGGGTGGCGATGAAGCCATCCGCATCGATGCAGAGAGCAACGACCCTTATGAAATCGCTCATTATATAGCTGGATATGCTGCCGGGGTTGGCTATGATCTCATCTTATGTGGCAAAGAATCTATCGATTACAATAACGGAACTACAGGCGCCATGCTGGCCGAATTGCTTGATCTCGATTACATTGGTTTTGCAACCGGGATCAGCATAGAGGCCAATACTGCTGTGGTAACACGTGAAATTGAAGGCGGCGAAGAAACAGATGCCTGTAATTTGCCGGTAGTAATTTCCTGCCAAAAAGGTGTGGCCGAAGCCCGGATCCCCAATATGCGCGGGATAATGGCTGCCCGTACCCGTCCGTTAAAGGTTATTACGCCTTCAGGAATAACTGCTGTAACCGAAATATTGTCCTACGAGTTACCGCCTGCCAAGTCGGGTATCAAACTGGTAAACCCGGACAACCTGGATGAACTGGTGCAACTGTTGCATACGGAAGCTAAGGTTATTTAA
- a CDS encoding acyl-CoA thioesterase: MEFFYEGQVLWSQIDSNQHMRHSAYADLAAQARITMLESLGLKLPTLYEYKIGPVLFREELIYLREIGINEQVKVTCELIKSRPDGSRWAIRHELYRGDGVKAAIINAEGSWIDMEKRKLAVLPAALSEMFMKAPRSSDYVEEGS; encoded by the coding sequence ATGGAGTTTTTTTATGAAGGACAGGTGCTGTGGTCGCAGATAGACTCGAACCAGCACATGCGGCACTCCGCCTATGCCGATCTTGCAGCACAGGCGCGTATCACCATGCTTGAAAGCCTGGGCTTAAAGCTGCCTACACTTTATGAATACAAAATAGGACCTGTATTATTCAGGGAAGAGTTGATCTACCTGCGCGAGATTGGGATTAACGAGCAGGTAAAAGTAACATGCGAGCTGATCAAATCCCGGCCTGATGGTTCGCGCTGGGCAATCAGGCACGAGCTGTACCGGGGCGATGGGGTTAAAGCTGCGATAATAAATGCCGAGGGTTCATGGATAGATATGGAAAAACGCAAACTCGCGGTATTACCTGCAGCGCTAAGCGAAATGTTTATGAAAGCGCCCCGCAGCAGCGATTACGTTGAAGAGGGCAGTTAA
- a CDS encoding outer membrane protein transport protein yields the protein MRKILLLVLTAAPLLAFSQGFQVNLGGQKQIGMGHTGTGIVQDGASVFFNPGAVAMLSENYIQGGISPLLFKSVFNPAGTSIQNHTSDKVATPFHAYAVWGPKSSFWKLGIGVYTPFGGLTDWGNTWQGKYVLESLDLKAIYIQPTLSIKLADWMSIGGGFVYNHGSVDLTRAIPLANSNGEAGQARLKGSGKGYGWNAGVYFKTEAGITIGITHRSQVNTTISGGNAIFKVPASLQSSFPQPNTFSSTIPLPATNSIGFGFYPSSKWILAMDVNLVNWDSYKTLSFDYKNNTAVLQDTHSARNYQQAFSLRGGAQYKAADKLALRFGGGYGGTAVLDGYVTPEVPDANRVYGTLGLGYTVAKHLDIDISFEYEHLMQRTQTNIESQLSGTFKTDVYIPGISVAYHW from the coding sequence ATGAGAAAAATTCTACTATTGGTGCTCACCGCAGCACCGCTGTTAGCTTTTTCCCAGGGTTTCCAGGTGAACCTGGGGGGGCAAAAGCAAATAGGAATGGGCCATACAGGTACGGGGATCGTGCAGGATGGCGCTTCCGTATTTTTTAACCCGGGCGCAGTGGCTATGCTGTCCGAAAATTACATACAGGGCGGGATAAGCCCCTTATTGTTCAAATCTGTTTTCAATCCTGCCGGAACATCAATACAAAACCATACTTCCGATAAAGTTGCTACTCCGTTCCATGCTTATGCGGTATGGGGGCCCAAATCGTCCTTCTGGAAACTGGGGATTGGCGTTTATACCCCTTTTGGCGGTTTAACCGACTGGGGCAATACCTGGCAAGGCAAATATGTGCTGGAAAGCCTCGACCTGAAAGCCATTTATATTCAGCCAACACTAAGTATAAAACTGGCCGACTGGATGAGCATTGGCGGAGGCTTCGTTTACAACCATGGCAGCGTTGATTTGACGCGGGCCATTCCACTTGCCAACAGCAACGGTGAAGCAGGCCAGGCCCGGTTGAAAGGCAGCGGCAAAGGCTATGGATGGAATGCGGGCGTTTACTTCAAAACAGAGGCGGGCATTACCATAGGCATCACACACCGGTCGCAGGTAAATACCACAATTTCGGGAGGGAATGCTATTTTTAAAGTACCGGCATCGCTGCAAAGCAGCTTTCCGCAACCTAATACTTTTAGCTCAACCATACCGCTGCCGGCCACTAATTCCATCGGTTTCGGCTTTTACCCCAGTAGCAAATGGATATTGGCCATGGATGTTAACCTGGTTAACTGGGATAGTTATAAAACCCTATCGTTTGATTATAAAAACAATACGGCTGTATTACAGGATACCCACTCTGCCCGGAATTACCAGCAGGCATTTAGCTTACGCGGAGGCGCTCAATATAAGGCTGCCGATAAACTGGCCCTGCGCTTTGGCGGCGGCTATGGCGGTACCGCTGTTTTGGATGGTTATGTAACTCCTGAAGTTCCGGACGCCAACAGGGTTTATGGTACCCTGGGCTTAGGTTATACCGTAGCCAAACACCTCGATATAGATATCTCCTTTGAGTATGAGCACCTGATGCAGCGTACCCAAACCAATATCGAATCGCAGCTATCGGGCACATTTAAAACCGATGTTTATATACCAGGTATCTCAGTGGCTTATCATTGGTAA
- a CDS encoding 3-hydroxyacyl-CoA dehydrogenase/enoyl-CoA hydratase family protein — protein MDAKRIIKKVAVLGSGVMGSRIACHFANVGVQVLLLDIVPKDAPPADKKARNKIVNDALDFALKSNPSPIYLKSFAKRITTGNFEDDMPKIADCDWVIEVVVERLDIKQQVFETVEKFRKPGTLITSNTSGIPIHLMAEGRSDDFKKHFCGSHFFNPPRYLKLLEIIPTKDTQAGVIDFLMEYGTKYLGKTTVLAKDTPAFIGNRIGVFSIMSVLHYVQQTGMTVEEVDKLTGPVIGHPKSATFRTNDVVGLDTMVHVANGLYQNAPDDEARELFKIPEFVDGMVKNNWLGSKTGQGFYKKEKGEGGNQFYALDLKTLEYKPSQKVKFASLETTKAVDNLKERLRILIAAKDKAGDFYRSTFYQLFAYASNRIPEIADELYKIDAATNAGFGWELGPFEKWDALGVEDTVKAMEAAGNKPAQWVYDMLAAGAKSFYKVEDGKRLYYDIQSKSYKVIPGTEGLILLNNIRETNTVWENSGTTITDIGDGILNLEFHTKMNTIGGEVIEGINKAITLAEASHKGLVISNEGANFSAGANVGMIFMMAVEQEFDELNMVIKAFQNTMMRIRYSSVPVVIAPHQMALGGGCEMCLHADKVVAHAELYMGLVEFGVGLIPGGGGTKEFALRLSDELQEGDVELNNFRDRFLTIGQAKVSTSAYEAFEFGYLKKGRDVVVVSRDRLLAEAKQQCLQMANEGYIQPIPRGDIRVLGKQALGLGYVGANTMYSGNYISEHDVKISQKLAYVLSGGDLSQPSMVSEEYLLGLEREAFVSLCTEKKTLERIQSILTGGKVLRN, from the coding sequence ATGGATGCTAAACGAATTATAAAAAAGGTTGCAGTATTGGGGTCGGGAGTAATGGGCAGTCGTATCGCCTGCCATTTTGCAAATGTCGGCGTACAGGTACTGTTGCTTGATATTGTACCCAAGGATGCCCCGCCGGCAGATAAGAAAGCGCGGAACAAAATTGTGAATGACGCGCTGGATTTTGCTCTGAAATCAAACCCTTCGCCCATCTATCTCAAATCGTTTGCAAAACGTATTACAACCGGCAATTTTGAAGATGATATGCCCAAAATTGCGGATTGCGACTGGGTGATAGAGGTAGTGGTTGAACGGCTGGACATTAAGCAGCAGGTGTTTGAAACTGTAGAGAAATTCAGAAAACCCGGAACGCTCATCACTTCAAACACATCCGGGATCCCGATACATTTAATGGCCGAAGGCAGGAGCGATGACTTTAAAAAACATTTTTGCGGCAGCCATTTCTTTAACCCGCCGCGATATTTAAAACTTTTGGAGATCATCCCCACAAAAGATACACAGGCAGGCGTCATTGATTTTTTGATGGAATATGGCACAAAGTACCTGGGCAAAACCACGGTGTTAGCCAAAGATACCCCTGCGTTCATAGGCAACCGTATCGGTGTGTTTAGCATCATGAGCGTGTTGCATTATGTACAGCAAACCGGTATGACTGTTGAAGAGGTTGATAAGTTGACTGGCCCCGTGATAGGTCACCCTAAATCGGCCACATTCCGCACCAATGATGTGGTGGGGCTGGATACCATGGTGCACGTTGCTAACGGGCTTTACCAAAACGCTCCTGATGATGAGGCCAGGGAGTTATTCAAGATCCCTGAATTTGTAGATGGGATGGTGAAAAATAACTGGCTGGGCAGCAAAACCGGTCAGGGATTTTATAAAAAGGAAAAAGGTGAAGGAGGAAACCAGTTTTATGCGCTTGACCTGAAAACGCTTGAATACAAACCTTCTCAAAAGGTAAAATTTGCATCGCTTGAAACTACAAAAGCGGTTGATAACCTGAAAGAAAGGCTCAGAATCCTGATTGCGGCAAAAGACAAAGCCGGCGATTTTTACCGCAGCACCTTTTACCAGTTATTTGCTTATGCCAGTAACCGCATCCCTGAAATAGCCGACGAACTTTATAAAATAGATGCTGCCACCAACGCCGGTTTTGGTTGGGAACTGGGCCCCTTTGAAAAATGGGACGCGCTTGGTGTTGAAGATACGGTAAAAGCCATGGAAGCTGCCGGGAATAAACCGGCTCAATGGGTTTACGACATGCTTGCGGCGGGAGCAAAGAGCTTCTACAAAGTAGAGGATGGCAAACGCCTGTATTATGATATCCAATCGAAAAGCTACAAGGTAATTCCGGGTACGGAAGGGCTTATCTTGCTCAATAATATCCGGGAAACAAATACGGTGTGGGAAAACAGCGGTACTACCATTACCGATATTGGCGATGGCATCCTGAACCTGGAGTTTCATACCAAAATGAATACGATAGGCGGCGAGGTAATAGAGGGCATCAATAAAGCCATCACCCTTGCCGAAGCAAGTCACAAAGGGCTCGTTATCTCAAACGAGGGTGCTAATTTCAGCGCCGGGGCCAATGTGGGTATGATATTTATGATGGCCGTTGAGCAGGAGTTCGACGAGCTGAATATGGTAATCAAGGCCTTTCAGAATACGATGATGCGGATCCGCTACTCGTCTGTTCCGGTGGTGATAGCGCCTCATCAAATGGCTTTGGGCGGCGGCTGCGAAATGTGCCTGCACGCCGATAAAGTGGTAGCGCATGCCGAACTATATATGGGCCTGGTTGAGTTTGGTGTTGGTTTGATACCGGGAGGCGGAGGAACGAAAGAGTTTGCCCTGCGCCTTTCAGACGAACTGCAGGAAGGCGATGTTGAACTCAATAATTTCCGCGACCGTTTTTTAACCATCGGCCAGGCCAAAGTATCAACGTCGGCCTATGAGGCTTTTGAATTTGGCTACCTCAAAAAAGGCAGGGACGTAGTCGTGGTATCCCGCGACAGGTTACTCGCCGAAGCTAAACAACAGTGCCTGCAAATGGCAAATGAAGGGTACATACAACCTATTCCGCGCGGTGATATCAGGGTGCTGGGCAAGCAGGCGCTGGGCCTGGGTTACGTAGGTGCCAATACCATGTACAGCGGTAATTACATCAGCGAGCATGATGTAAAGATCTCGCAGAAACTGGCTTATGTGCTTTCGGGGGGCGATCTGTCCCAGCCCTCAATGGTGAGCGAGGAATATTTGCTGGGGCTGGAACGTGAAGCCTTTGTTTCGCTTTGCACCGAAAAGAAAACGCTTGAACGGATCCAATCTATTTTAACCGGCGGAAAAGTGTTAAGGAACTAA
- a CDS encoding helix-turn-helix transcriptional regulator: protein MNNKVGQLSLSKFADLYADKLAGADFFVVDEKQLLSLSEYPYRSDGYIIGICTRGTAKVEVNLQIYDARPDAMLLATPFHVLRIYDSSADFLCRFVVFSKAFLIENNANSHFLESFSYFNSASIPVIYPGNADAKMILEIYLLIQRKLAREGHPYDVEISRSILMTLLYEIQAIYEKQHLIIKGKQTRKQELNVLFQSLIFHHYKEHRSVQYYADALYVSPKHLTETIKEVTGRTAGEWIDDAVILEAKVLLRNHEISIARAAESIHFPDQSSFGKYFKKHTGMSPSDYRAISAH from the coding sequence ATGAATAATAAAGTTGGACAATTAAGCCTGTCGAAATTTGCAGATCTGTATGCAGACAAGCTGGCTGGTGCCGATTTTTTTGTTGTTGACGAAAAGCAATTATTGAGCTTGAGCGAATATCCTTATCGTTCGGATGGTTATATTATAGGCATTTGTACCCGGGGCACAGCCAAGGTTGAAGTAAACCTGCAGATCTATGATGCCCGGCCGGATGCCATGCTTCTGGCAACCCCTTTTCATGTTTTAAGGATCTACGATAGCAGTGCCGATTTTTTATGCCGGTTTGTTGTTTTCAGCAAAGCTTTTTTAATCGAAAATAATGCCAACAGCCATTTCCTTGAATCATTCAGTTATTTCAATAGCGCATCTATCCCTGTAATTTATCCGGGCAATGCCGATGCGAAAATGATACTGGAGATTTATTTACTGATCCAGCGAAAATTAGCAAGGGAAGGTCACCCTTACGATGTTGAAATATCCAGGAGCATTTTAATGACACTGCTTTATGAAATACAGGCTATTTACGAAAAGCAACACCTCATAATAAAAGGTAAACAAACCAGGAAACAGGAACTGAACGTGCTTTTCCAGTCCCTCATTTTCCATCATTACAAAGAACACCGCAGCGTGCAGTATTATGCCGATGCGCTGTATGTATCTCCCAAACATTTAACCGAAACCATTAAGGAAGTAACCGGGAGAACCGCAGGCGAATGGATAGACGATGCCGTAATACTGGAAGCCAAGGTATTGCTGAGAAACCATGAGATAAGCATAGCGCGGGCCGCCGAAAGTATCCATTTCCCTGATCAATCGTCATTTGGCAAATATTTCAAAAAACATACCGGTATGTCGCCCTCTGATTATAGGGCGATATCGGCGCATTGA
- a CDS encoding SGNH/GDSL hydrolase family protein: MKTFKHNIYIIAGLLLLGACKPEIHTPKPSAGSVDFSRFISLGNSLTAGYADGGLYLAGQQVSYPSIMGKQMQSVGGGAFTQPLFNTAQANGSGYLSLTGFNADGTPITTPVTTNLAVRGKLTVPGFGDVTLYTKYTGDINNYGVPGIKLMHITYAPYGNVNGYFERLLPGNAPTNSTTYLDFVMAKPFTFFSNWLGNNDALGYATSGGAGDVLTDKNTFAALYNVLINTLTAKGQKGVVATVPDVTSIPYFNTITVSAILAGVQKANPNAKALYINALVSGSTYVPRAATTNDLIILTFPTSKIGQPVATPVGNLPYGLTPYTPIDNQYVLDEKETALTEDYVTSYNTTIKSIAAAKGLAVFDAYTFLQNIKLNGLVVDGVSVNSNYISGGLFSLDGVHLTPRGYAIVANEFIKAINDKYNSSIPQVNISDYNGVKFP, encoded by the coding sequence ATGAAAACGTTTAAACACAATATTTATATTATTGCAGGGTTGCTGCTATTAGGCGCCTGCAAACCCGAAATCCATACACCAAAACCATCCGCAGGCTCTGTTGATTTTTCACGGTTTATCTCGTTAGGTAATTCGCTTACCGCCGGGTATGCCGATGGGGGCTTATACCTTGCAGGTCAGCAGGTATCTTATCCCAGCATCATGGGTAAACAAATGCAGTCGGTTGGCGGGGGCGCATTTACACAGCCATTATTTAATACTGCCCAGGCAAACGGATCGGGCTATTTATCACTCACCGGGTTTAATGCTGATGGTACACCTATTACAACTCCTGTAACTACCAATCTCGCGGTACGCGGAAAACTTACAGTACCCGGCTTTGGAGATGTTACCCTGTACACCAAATATACCGGCGATATTAATAACTATGGTGTACCCGGCATTAAGCTGATGCACATCACTTATGCACCCTATGGTAACGTTAACGGATATTTTGAACGCCTGCTGCCCGGTAATGCGCCAACAAATTCCACCACCTATCTTGATTTTGTTATGGCTAAGCCATTCACCTTTTTCTCTAACTGGCTGGGGAATAATGATGCCTTAGGCTATGCCACATCCGGCGGGGCAGGCGATGTGCTGACAGATAAAAATACTTTTGCCGCCTTATATAATGTATTGATCAACACCCTCACTGCCAAGGGGCAGAAAGGCGTGGTTGCAACCGTGCCCGATGTAACCTCGATACCTTATTTTAATACCATCACCGTTTCTGCAATACTGGCCGGTGTACAAAAAGCAAACCCGAATGCGAAGGCATTGTATATCAACGCGCTGGTTTCGGGTAGCACCTATGTACCTCGCGCAGCAACAACTAATGATCTTATCATACTTACCTTCCCGACAAGCAAGATCGGACAGCCGGTTGCAACACCTGTTGGCAACCTGCCTTATGGTTTAACGCCATATACCCCAATAGACAACCAGTATGTGCTTGATGAAAAAGAGACGGCCCTAACCGAGGATTATGTTACTTCTTATAACACCACCATAAAATCAATAGCAGCGGCAAAAGGTCTGGCGGTATTTGATGCTTATACTTTTCTGCAAAATATCAAACTGAATGGCCTGGTGGTTGACGGCGTAAGCGTTAATTCTAATTATATCAGCGGTGGCCTGTTCTCGCTGGATGGGGTACACCTCACCCCGCGCGGGTATGCTATTGTAGCCAATGAATTTATCAAAGCCATTAATGACAAATACAATTCATCAATACCACAGGTAAATATATCTGATTATAATGGGGTTAAGTTTCCTTAG
- a CDS encoding electron transfer flavoprotein subunit alpha/FixB family protein encodes MSVIVLVEHTGGIIKKQSFEAVQYAAQIAQKMDTTVTALALGSVTAAEMENLGQYGAQKVLRVADGRLDELHSRAYAGALIAAAQKENSKIIVTLHDVKGRAVAPRVAVKLQAGLVAGALSYPDTDKGFVIKKAVFSGKAFAYVNIVSEVKVIMLMPNTFPLQKLEGKAVVEQLGITFSENDFGVKVKSVNKVVGEVPLADAELVVSGGRGLKGPENWGILEDLAKELGAATACSRPVADSHWRPHHEHVGQTGGTVRPNLYIAVGISGAIQHLAGVNGSKTIVVINKDPEAPFFKAANYGVVGDAMEILPKLTAAVKKFKEHHQ; translated from the coding sequence ATGTCTGTAATAGTATTGGTAGAACATACCGGAGGAATTATAAAAAAACAAAGCTTTGAAGCAGTGCAATATGCCGCGCAAATAGCCCAAAAAATGGATACTACGGTAACCGCACTTGCTTTAGGAAGCGTTACCGCTGCCGAAATGGAAAACCTTGGTCAGTATGGTGCGCAAAAAGTGCTGCGCGTTGCTGATGGCCGATTGGACGAACTGCATTCAAGGGCCTATGCCGGCGCATTAATAGCCGCAGCGCAAAAGGAGAATAGTAAAATAATTGTAACCCTTCATGATGTTAAAGGCAGGGCAGTCGCCCCGCGGGTGGCTGTAAAGTTACAAGCTGGCCTGGTAGCCGGAGCGCTTTCATATCCTGATACAGACAAAGGCTTTGTGATTAAAAAGGCCGTGTTTTCGGGCAAAGCGTTTGCCTATGTAAACATTGTAAGTGAGGTAAAAGTAATTATGCTGATGCCTAACACCTTTCCACTTCAAAAGCTGGAGGGTAAAGCAGTTGTTGAGCAGCTGGGTATTACTTTTAGCGAAAACGATTTCGGCGTAAAAGTGAAATCGGTGAACAAAGTAGTTGGCGAGGTACCACTTGCTGATGCCGAGCTGGTTGTTTCGGGAGGTAGAGGTTTGAAAGGCCCTGAAAATTGGGGCATACTGGAGGACCTGGCAAAAGAGTTGGGTGCCGCTACGGCCTGCTCGCGCCCGGTGGCCGATTCGCACTGGAGGCCGCATCATGAGCATGTGGGGCAAACAGGCGGCACCGTTCGCCCAAACCTGTATATCGCGGTGGGGATCTCCGGGGCTATCCAGCACCTGGCAGGGGTTAACGGTTCAAAAACTATTGTAGTGATCAATAAAGATCCCGAAGCCCCATTTTTTAAAGCAGCCAATTATGGTGTTGTGGGTGATGCAATGGAGATTTTACCGAAGCTGACAGCCGCAGTCAAAAAATTTAAGGAACATCATCAATAA
- a CDS encoding acyl-CoA dehydrogenase family protein: MNATEPMKAIKGGEFLIRETSADSVFIPEEWNEEQLMIAETCTNFLAQQVTPNLQRIDEQEEGLMRHLMDEAGALGLLGISVPEEYGGFGKDFKTAMLVTEKLGAGHSFSVAFSAHTGIGTMPILYYGNDAQKQKYIPKLASGEWKGAYCLTEPAAGSDANSGKTRAKLSADGKHYLITGQKMWITNAGFADVFTVFAKIDDDENLSAFIVEKDFEGLSLNTEEHKMGIKGSSTRQVFFNDCKVPVENLLSERQNGFKIAVNILNLGRIKLGGGTVGASKDVITSSVRYANEREQFGRAISKYGAIKYKLAEQAIRTYAAESAVYRASQNMEEATEMLIASGLDETKAKLKGTEQYAIEAAILKVHASEVLDYVTDEGVQIYGGMGYSAEAPMDRSYRDSRINRIFEGTNEINRLLTVDMMLKRAMKGELDLMGPAQKVAGELMSIPDFGAAEEDGLFTKEKKYIANFKKAILMVAGAAVQKLMTQLSKEQEVLMNLADMLIELYVSESLQLRVEKLVGLRGEDACKEQLDMMRVYINDAAEHIAKSGKEALNSFAEGDERRMMLMGLKRFTKTEDINTTQARRNIAAKLIAENRYCF; encoded by the coding sequence ATGAATGCCACAGAACCGATGAAAGCCATAAAAGGAGGTGAGTTTCTGATCAGGGAAACTTCCGCCGATAGCGTTTTTATTCCTGAAGAATGGAATGAAGAGCAGTTGATGATCGCCGAAACATGTACCAATTTTTTGGCACAGCAGGTAACCCCAAATTTGCAGCGCATTGACGAACAGGAGGAGGGATTAATGCGTCATTTAATGGACGAGGCAGGGGCACTTGGATTGTTAGGCATTTCCGTGCCCGAAGAATACGGCGGTTTTGGTAAGGATTTTAAAACTGCCATGCTGGTTACTGAAAAGCTGGGTGCCGGTCACTCATTTTCCGTTGCTTTTTCGGCACATACGGGTATCGGAACCATGCCTATATTATACTATGGCAATGATGCCCAAAAACAAAAATATATTCCTAAGCTGGCAAGCGGTGAGTGGAAAGGGGCTTATTGCCTTACAGAGCCTGCTGCGGGTTCGGATGCCAATTCGGGTAAAACCAGGGCAAAGCTTTCGGCCGATGGCAAACATTATCTCATCACCGGGCAAAAAATGTGGATTACCAACGCGGGTTTCGCAGATGTGTTTACCGTTTTCGCCAAGATAGACGATGATGAAAACCTGAGCGCATTTATTGTTGAAAAGGATTTTGAGGGACTTTCTCTCAATACGGAAGAACACAAAATGGGGATCAAGGGCAGCTCAACCCGCCAGGTATTTTTTAACGATTGCAAAGTGCCGGTTGAAAACCTGCTTTCCGAACGGCAGAATGGTTTTAAGATAGCCGTTAATATACTGAATCTTGGCCGCATTAAATTAGGAGGCGGCACAGTTGGCGCAAGTAAGGATGTGATCACCTCATCGGTACGTTACGCCAATGAACGGGAACAGTTCGGTCGGGCTATTTCCAAATACGGAGCGATAAAATATAAACTGGCTGAGCAGGCTATCCGTACCTATGCCGCGGAATCGGCGGTGTACCGTGCCAGTCAGAATATGGAGGAGGCTACAGAAATGTTAATAGCATCCGGCCTTGATGAAACCAAAGCCAAATTAAAAGGGACTGAGCAATACGCAATAGAAGCGGCGATCCTTAAAGTTCACGCATCGGAAGTTTTGGATTATGTAACCGATGAAGGTGTACAGATTTACGGTGGCATGGGCTACAGCGCCGAGGCGCCGATGGACAGGTCGTACCGCGATTCACGGATCAACCGCATCTTTGAGGGTACCAACGAAATTAACCGCTTGTTAACGGTTGACATGATGCTGAAACGCGCCATGAAAGGCGAGCTCGACCTGATGGGGCCGGCCCAGAAAGTGGCGGGTGAATTGATGAGCATCCCCGATTTTGGCGCAGCCGAAGAGGATGGCTTGTTTACCAAAGAGAAAAAATACATAGCCAATTTTAAAAAGGCCATATTGATGGTAGCCGGTGCGGCTGTTCAAAAACTAATGACGCAATTGAGCAAAGAGCAGGAAGTATTGATGAACCTGGCCGATATGCTGATTGAGCTTTATGTGAGCGAATCGCTGCAGTTGAGGGTGGAGAAACTGGTTGGTTTAAGGGGCGAAGATGCCTGTAAAGAACAACTGGATATGATGCGGGTGTACATCAATGATGCTGCTGAACACATTGCCAAATCGGGCAAGGAGGCGCTAAACTCATTTGCCGAAGGCGACGAAAGAAGGATGATGCTGATGGGGTTGAAGCGTTTCACCAAAACAGAAGACATCAATACCACCCAGGCACGCAGAAATATTGCTGCAAAGCTCATCGCTGAAAATAGATATTGCTTTTAG